Proteins from a single region of Shinella zoogloeoides:
- a CDS encoding MerR family transcriptional regulator translates to MRRSSLHLTAAEAARELGVSAKALRLYEQNGLLTPLRTTAGWRIYGPSELARAREVAALRRLGMGLTQIKGVLSAGGSLDTALAAHQAGLESQIGRMAETVQSVEAARKKVASAVEAAVSLDLPWPWGGERFELPALKPLTYITGPLGSGKTRLALAISEALPDAAFIGLERQVDGDAVVEARSDSHLHRLLGQGANFSPALAALLFAVEASEAAVLVIDMVEQGLDQVTQQALRRYLRSRPFGERPLFLLTRSSSMLDLADMSADETILYCPANHDMPMIVPPRKGARGYEAVATCLATPAVRSRTEGVIAFRPSAA, encoded by the coding sequence GTGCGCAGGTCCAGCCTTCATCTGACCGCCGCCGAGGCGGCAAGGGAACTCGGCGTCTCGGCCAAGGCGCTCCGGCTCTACGAGCAGAATGGATTGCTGACCCCGCTGCGCACCACCGCCGGCTGGCGGATATACGGCCCGTCCGAACTGGCGCGCGCAAGAGAGGTTGCCGCCCTGCGGCGGCTCGGGATGGGGCTTACGCAGATCAAGGGTGTCCTGTCGGCTGGCGGTAGCCTCGATACCGCGCTTGCCGCCCATCAGGCGGGTCTCGAAAGCCAGATCGGCCGGATGGCCGAGACGGTTCAATCCGTCGAGGCGGCGCGAAAGAAGGTGGCGTCGGCCGTAGAGGCGGCCGTCTCGCTGGATTTGCCCTGGCCATGGGGTGGCGAGCGGTTCGAGCTCCCGGCCCTGAAACCCCTCACCTACATCACCGGTCCTCTGGGGAGCGGCAAGACACGGTTGGCGCTGGCGATTTCGGAAGCCCTGCCGGATGCCGCCTTTATCGGGCTGGAGCGGCAGGTGGACGGCGATGCGGTGGTAGAGGCGCGAAGCGACAGTCATCTTCACCGGCTTCTGGGACAGGGTGCGAACTTCTCGCCGGCCTTGGCGGCCTTGCTCTTCGCCGTCGAGGCCTCGGAGGCGGCAGTCCTTGTCATCGATATGGTGGAGCAAGGGCTGGATCAGGTCACGCAGCAGGCGTTGCGGCGCTATCTGCGAAGCCGGCCTTTCGGGGAGCGTCCGCTTTTCCTGCTCACGCGCTCCTCGTCGATGCTCGATCTTGCCGATATGTCCGCGGACGAAACCATCCTCTACTGCCCGGCAAATCACGACATGCCGATGATCGTGCCGCCGCGCAAGGGCGCGCGGGGCTACGAGGCGGTCGCGACATGCCTTGCGACGCCGGCCGTGCGGTCGCGGACGGAGGGCGTGATCGCCTTTCGGCCGAGCGCCGCCTGA
- a CDS encoding pyridoxal phosphate-dependent aminotransferase, giving the protein MTVSTKIEEAGFVPASRIAAIGVSKILQIGARAAAMKKEGLPVIILGAGEPDFDTPDNVKAAAKAAIDKGDTKYTALDGTPELKKAISEKFRRENNVDYAIDEVTVATGAKQILFNAFMASVNPGDEVIIPTPYWTSYSDIVEICGGVPVLIPCDAEAGFRLKAEQLEKAITPKTRWVLFNSPSNPSGAAYSEADYRPLLDVLLRHPHVWLMVDDMYEHIVYDGFKFVTPVAIEPRLKSRALTINGVSKAYAMTGWRIGYAGGPKALIKAMAVIQSQATSCPSSVSQAASVEALNGPQDFLKDRQASFKHRRDLVVSALNAIPGLACRTPEGAFYTFSGCAGVIGKTTPKGKRIEADSDFTDYLLEDANVAVVPGSAFGLSPFFRISYATLEAELTEALKRIADACARLS; this is encoded by the coding sequence ATGACCGTATCCACCAAGATCGAGGAGGCGGGCTTCGTGCCCGCCTCGCGCATCGCCGCCATCGGCGTTTCGAAAATCCTGCAGATCGGCGCCCGCGCCGCTGCCATGAAGAAGGAAGGCCTGCCGGTCATCATCCTCGGCGCCGGCGAGCCTGACTTCGACACGCCCGACAACGTCAAGGCCGCCGCCAAGGCCGCCATCGACAAGGGCGACACCAAATACACCGCGCTCGACGGCACGCCGGAGCTGAAGAAGGCGATTTCCGAAAAATTCCGCCGCGAGAACAACGTTGATTACGCAATCGACGAAGTCACCGTCGCGACGGGCGCCAAGCAGATCCTCTTCAACGCCTTCATGGCGAGCGTCAATCCGGGCGACGAGGTGATCATCCCGACGCCCTACTGGACGTCCTATTCCGACATCGTGGAGATCTGCGGCGGCGTGCCGGTGCTGATCCCCTGCGACGCGGAAGCCGGCTTCCGCCTGAAGGCCGAACAGCTCGAAAAGGCGATCACACCGAAGACGCGCTGGGTGCTCTTCAACTCGCCGTCCAACCCGTCGGGCGCGGCCTACAGCGAAGCGGACTACCGCCCGCTGCTCGACGTGCTGCTGCGTCATCCGCATGTCTGGCTGATGGTCGACGACATGTACGAGCACATCGTCTATGACGGCTTCAAATTCGTGACCCCGGTCGCCATCGAACCGCGCCTGAAAAGCCGCGCGCTGACGATCAACGGCGTCTCGAAGGCCTATGCGATGACCGGCTGGCGCATCGGCTATGCCGGTGGTCCCAAGGCGCTGATCAAGGCCATGGCCGTGATCCAGAGCCAGGCGACCTCCTGCCCGTCTTCGGTCAGCCAGGCCGCTTCGGTCGAAGCGCTGAACGGCCCCCAGGACTTCCTGAAGGACCGCCAGGCGAGCTTCAAGCATCGCCGCGACCTCGTCGTCTCCGCACTCAACGCCATTCCCGGCCTTGCCTGCCGCACCCCGGAAGGCGCGTTCTACACCTTCTCCGGCTGCGCCGGCGTGATCGGCAAGACAACGCCGAAGGGCAAGCGCATCGAGGCCGACAGCGACTTCACGGACTACCTCCTCGAAGACGCGAATGTCGCCGTCGTCCCGGGCTCGGCCTTCGGCCTCTCGCCCTTTTTCCGCATCTCCTACGCCACGTTGGAAGCGGAACTGACGGAAGCGCTGAAGCGCATCGCGGACGCCTGCGCACGGCTTTCCTGA
- the amaB gene encoding L-piperidine-6-carboxylate dehydrogenase codes for MTKVDVKTETAALLDKLGVARADWQGGDMASFSPVSGEEIGKLKTVSAAETNKAIDAAHEAFKAWRLVPAPKRGELVRLLGEELRASKADLGRLVSIEAGKITSEGLGEVQEMIDICDFAVGLSRQLYGLTIATERPGHRMMETWHPLGVVGIISAFNFPVAVWSWNAALALVAGNSIVWKPSEKTPLTALACQAIFERALARFGDAPANLSIVLIGDRTIGEALVDNHKVALVSATGSTRMGKEVGPRLAKRFARSILELGGNNAGIVCPSADLDMALRAIAFGAMGTAGQRCTTLRRLFVHDSVYDQLVPRLKKAYTSVSVGNPLETSALVGPLVDKQAFDGMQKAIAAAKAEGGSVTGGERVAEAGKDTAYYVKPAIVEMPKQAGPVLEETFAPILYVMKYSDFEAVLEDHNAVSAGLSSSIFTLNVQEAERFLSADGSDCGIANVNIGTSGAEIGGAFGGEKETGGGRESGSDAWKAYMRRATNTVNYSKALPLAQGVSFDIE; via the coding sequence ATGACGAAAGTCGACGTGAAAACCGAAACCGCAGCCCTTCTCGACAAGCTCGGCGTTGCCCGCGCCGACTGGCAGGGTGGCGACATGGCCTCCTTCAGCCCGGTCAGCGGCGAGGAGATCGGCAAGCTGAAGACCGTCTCGGCCGCCGAGACGAACAAGGCCATCGATGCCGCCCACGAAGCCTTCAAGGCCTGGCGTCTCGTTCCGGCTCCCAAGCGCGGCGAACTGGTTCGCCTGCTCGGCGAAGAGCTGCGCGCCTCCAAGGCCGATCTCGGCCGCCTCGTCTCCATCGAGGCCGGCAAGATCACCTCCGAAGGCCTCGGCGAAGTGCAGGAAATGATCGACATCTGCGATTTCGCCGTCGGTCTCTCCCGCCAGCTCTACGGCCTGACGATCGCCACCGAGCGTCCCGGCCACCGCATGATGGAAACCTGGCACCCGCTCGGCGTCGTCGGCATCATCTCGGCCTTCAACTTCCCGGTCGCCGTCTGGTCGTGGAACGCGGCTCTGGCGCTCGTCGCCGGCAATTCCATCGTCTGGAAGCCCTCTGAAAAGACCCCGCTGACGGCGCTCGCCTGCCAGGCGATCTTCGAGCGCGCGCTTGCCCGCTTCGGCGATGCCCCGGCAAACCTGTCGATCGTCCTTATCGGCGACCGCACCATCGGTGAAGCCCTCGTCGACAACCACAAGGTCGCGCTCGTCTCGGCCACCGGCTCCACCCGCATGGGCAAGGAAGTCGGCCCGCGTCTCGCCAAGCGTTTCGCCCGCTCGATCCTCGAGCTCGGCGGCAACAATGCCGGCATCGTCTGCCCCTCGGCCGACCTCGACATGGCACTGCGCGCCATCGCCTTCGGCGCAATGGGCACCGCCGGCCAGCGCTGCACCACGCTGCGCCGCCTCTTCGTGCATGACAGCGTCTATGACCAGCTCGTTCCGCGCCTGAAGAAGGCCTATACCAGCGTTTCCGTCGGCAACCCGCTGGAAACCTCCGCTCTCGTCGGCCCGCTGGTCGACAAGCAGGCTTTCGACGGCATGCAGAAGGCAATCGCAGCGGCCAAGGCCGAGGGCGGTTCCGTCACCGGTGGCGAGCGCGTTGCCGAAGCCGGCAAGGACACGGCCTACTACGTCAAGCCCGCCATCGTCGAAATGCCGAAGCAGGCCGGCCCGGTTCTCGAAGAGACCTTCGCGCCGATCCTCTACGTCATGAAGTATTCCGACTTCGAAGCCGTGCTGGAAGACCACAACGCCGTTTCGGCCGGCCTCTCCTCGTCGATCTTCACGCTCAACGTTCAGGAAGCCGAGCGCTTCCTGTCGGCCGACGGTTCGGACTGCGGCATCGCCAATGTCAACATCGGCACCTCGGGCGCTGAAATCGGCGGCGCATTCGGCGGCGAGAAGGAAACCGGCGGCGGCCGCGAATCCGGCTCCGACGCCTGGAAGGCCTATATGCGCCGCGCCACCAACACGGTGAACTATTCGAAGGCCCTGCCGCTCGCCCAGGGCGTCTCCTTCGATATCGAGTAA
- the hglS gene encoding 2-oxoadipate dioxygenase/decarboxylase HglS yields MKANSYISVDKIRSDFSAAMSAMYRDEVPAYGTLMSLVAKVNDETLAADPHLKTRLEATDSLERISEERHGAIRLGTPEELSMMRRVFAVMGMFPVGYYDLSTAGVPVHSTAFRPVGAESLSRNPFRVFTSLLRLDLIADEALRAEAAAVLAGRKIFTSAAIALVEKAERDGGLDRADAARFVTEVLETFRWHDHAIVSADMYKRLHDAHRLIADVVSFKGPHINHLTPRTLDIDKVQARMPEEGIAPKAIVEGPPTRTCPILLRQTSFKALEEAVSFIAEDGSWQKGSHTARFGEIEQRGVALTPKGRALYDRLLTDTRARVRPAADGSNAAEYEAALADVFKAFPDTWDGIRKAGLGYFRYSLTEKGKAVTGRNADLETAIEAGLIQFDPIVYEDFLPVSAAGIFQSNLGDDATQDFVASPNQVMFERDMGATVLDEFAHYAGIQRASLEMCLGIVNMAAAAE; encoded by the coding sequence ATGAAAGCAAATTCGTACATTTCCGTCGACAAGATCCGCTCGGATTTTTCCGCCGCCATGTCCGCCATGTATCGCGACGAGGTTCCGGCCTACGGCACGCTGATGTCGCTGGTCGCCAAGGTCAACGACGAGACGCTCGCCGCCGACCCGCATCTGAAGACCCGCCTCGAAGCGACCGATTCGCTGGAGCGTATTTCCGAGGAACGCCATGGCGCCATCCGCCTCGGCACGCCGGAAGAGCTTTCCATGATGCGCCGCGTCTTCGCGGTCATGGGCATGTTCCCGGTCGGCTACTACGACCTGTCGACGGCCGGCGTGCCGGTTCACTCCACCGCCTTCCGTCCGGTCGGCGCGGAAAGCCTCAGCCGCAACCCGTTCCGCGTCTTCACCTCGCTGCTCCGCCTCGATCTCATCGCGGATGAAGCGCTGCGCGCAGAAGCCGCCGCGGTTCTCGCCGGCCGCAAGATCTTCACCAGCGCCGCCATCGCCCTGGTCGAGAAGGCCGAGCGCGACGGCGGGCTGGACCGCGCGGACGCCGCCCGCTTCGTCACCGAGGTGCTGGAAACCTTCCGCTGGCACGACCACGCCATCGTCAGCGCCGACATGTACAAGCGCCTGCACGATGCGCACCGCCTGATCGCCGACGTCGTGTCCTTCAAGGGGCCGCACATCAATCACCTGACGCCGCGCACGCTCGACATCGACAAGGTGCAGGCGCGCATGCCGGAAGAGGGCATCGCCCCCAAGGCCATCGTCGAGGGCCCGCCGACCCGCACCTGCCCGATCCTGCTGCGCCAGACCTCGTTCAAGGCGCTGGAAGAGGCCGTCTCCTTCATCGCGGAAGACGGTAGCTGGCAGAAGGGCTCGCACACCGCCCGCTTCGGCGAGATCGAACAGCGCGGCGTCGCGCTGACGCCGAAGGGTCGCGCGCTCTACGACAGGCTTCTCACCGACACCCGCGCCCGCGTGCGCCCGGCCGCCGACGGCTCCAATGCCGCCGAATACGAAGCCGCGCTCGCCGATGTCTTCAAGGCCTTCCCCGACACATGGGACGGCATCCGCAAGGCGGGCCTCGGCTATTTCCGCTACTCGCTGACGGAGAAGGGCAAGGCGGTCACCGGCCGCAACGCCGATCTCGAAACCGCCATCGAAGCCGGGTTGATCCAGTTCGACCCCATCGTCTACGAGGATTTCCTGCCGGTCAGCGCCGCGGGCATCTTCCAGTCGAACCTCGGCGACGACGCGACGCAGGATTTCGTTGCCAGCCCGAACCAGGTGATGTTCGAGCGCGATATGGGCGCCACGGTGCTGGACGAATTCGCCCACTATGCCGGCATCCAGCGCGCCTCGCTTGAAATGTGCCTCGGCATCGTCAACATGGCGGCAGCCGCGGAATAA
- a CDS encoding LysR family transcriptional regulator, whose protein sequence is MKLSRRLIPDVTTLQAFECAARHGSFTQAAHELNLTQSAVSRQIKDLEEQLGVLLFERVRQRVVLSDDGRRFLPEVRKLLHQTEETMLRAMASASSEHSLAIATLPTFGSRWLTPRIPAFLAEHPGTIINIASRSAPFDFDEENFDLAIHYGQPVWARAACSYLCSEEILPAASPELLKSWPLSEPKDLEQAPLLHLATRPKLWAQWFELNGGSADTAYRGHRFDQFAMVIESAVAGLGFALLPKYLIEQELATGRLCVVFDRPMEMENSYYLVVPEGKLENPLSQAFRAWIARQMPK, encoded by the coding sequence ATGAAGCTCAGTCGCAGGCTGATCCCGGACGTCACCACGCTGCAGGCGTTCGAATGCGCCGCCCGCCATGGCAGTTTCACGCAGGCCGCCCATGAGCTGAATCTCACCCAGAGCGCCGTCAGCCGCCAGATCAAGGACCTCGAGGAACAGCTCGGCGTGCTGCTCTTCGAGCGCGTGCGCCAGCGCGTCGTGCTGTCCGACGACGGCCGTCGCTTCCTGCCGGAAGTGCGCAAGCTGCTGCACCAGACGGAAGAGACCATGCTGCGCGCCATGGCCTCGGCCTCCTCCGAGCACAGCCTTGCCATCGCCACCCTGCCGACCTTCGGCAGCCGCTGGCTGACGCCGCGCATTCCGGCCTTCCTTGCCGAGCATCCCGGCACGATCATCAACATCGCCTCGCGCTCCGCGCCCTTCGATTTCGACGAGGAGAATTTCGACCTCGCGATCCATTACGGCCAGCCCGTCTGGGCGCGCGCGGCCTGCTCTTATCTCTGCAGCGAGGAAATCCTGCCGGCGGCAAGCCCCGAACTCCTGAAATCCTGGCCCCTTTCCGAACCGAAGGACCTGGAGCAGGCGCCGCTGCTGCATCTCGCCACGCGGCCGAAGCTCTGGGCACAATGGTTCGAGCTGAACGGCGGCTCCGCCGACACCGCCTATCGCGGCCACCGCTTCGACCAGTTCGCCATGGTCATCGAATCGGCCGTCGCCGGCCTCGGCTTCGCGCTGCTGCCGAAATACCTGATCGAGCAGGAGCTTGCGACCGGCCGCCTCTGCGTCGTTTTCGACCGGCCGATGGAAATGGAGAACAGCTATTATCTCGTCGTTCCCGAGGGAAAGCTGGAGAACCCGCTGAGCCAGGCCTTTCGCGCCTGGATCGCCAGGCAGATGCCGAAATAA